One window from the genome of Gadus morhua chromosome 16, gadMor3.0, whole genome shotgun sequence encodes:
- the LOC115561271 gene encoding glycerophosphodiester phosphodiesterase domain-containing protein 5 isoform X1 produces the protein MTLLSWPIALHFFRMNKRVRQVAILGLYLSVLFSLYLVPLGMYSPCIKEAGTLGPPPSLIGHRGAPMLAPENTLLSFEKAVEVGGEGLETDVRISYDGVPFLMHDSTLRRTTDVDKVFPNRTQQDASLFTWAELQQLNAGNWFLSRDPFGTGSSLSETERSSIQNQSIPSLAQFLEVAAGSGRLVLFDLRRPPSGHPYNVSFINTTLQVVWDNINSSQVLWLPSEDRETVQAVDPELQQTAEERGPVQNLTDRHIRRLNLPYSSMSEQQISKYWSVNISTNLFVISQPWLYSLAWCAGVHSITTNSIHLLSHLRQPLFLMTPEEYTLMWILTDVSSTFLITAVFIFHWWRERGLPFWSGSRQAHETGPYSKFRTDSSEAICIHWNQRHSISPKLSDVWSISNIVIRPDPQGSPTQSATPHLPTITEE, from the exons ATGACCCTCTTGTCCTGGCCAATCGCCTTGCACTTCTTCCGCATGAACAAGCGGG tGCGCCAGGTGGCTATCCTGGGTTTGTACCTGTCGGTATTGTTCTCTCTGTACCTGGTCCCTCTGGGGATGTACTCCCCCTGCATTAAAGAAGCTGGCACCCTGGGCCCGCCCCCCTCTCTGATTGGACACAGAGGAGCACCAATG ttgGCTCCTGAGAACACTCTCCTATCATTTGAGAAAGCAGTGGAGGTGGGCGGTGAAGGCCTGGAGACCGACGTACGGATCAG TTACGACGGTGTTCCCTTCCTGATGCATGACTCCACCCTGCGGAGGACCACGGACGTGGACAAGGTGTTCCCCAACCGCACCCAGCAGGACGCCTCCCTGTTCACCTGGGCCGAGCTGCAGCAGCTCAACGCCGGCAACTGGTTCCTCTCG AGGGACCCGTTCGGTACAGGCTCCTCCCTGAGTGAGACGGAGCGCTCCAGCATCCAGAACCAGTCCATCCCCTCCCTGGCCCAGTTCCTTGAGGTGGCGGCGGGCAGCGGCAGACTGGTTCTGTTTGACCTGCGCAGGCCACCGTCCGGCCACCCTTACAACGTGTCCTTCATCAACACCACTCTGCAGGTGGTCTGGGACAACATCAACTCCTCGCAG gtgCTATGGCTGCCCTCAGAGGACAGGGAGACGGTCCAGGCTGTGGACCCAGAGCTGCAGCAGACGGCCGAGGAGAGGGGCCCAGTGCAGaacctgacagacagacacatccgCAGGCTCAACCTGCCCTACAGCTCCATGTCCGAGCAGCAGATCAG TAAGTACTGGTCGGTGAACATCAGCACTAACCTGTTTGTGATCAGCCAGCCCTGGCTCTACTCCCTGGCCTGGTGCGCTGGTGTCcactccatcaccaccaactCTATCCATCTGCTGTCCCACCTCAGACAGCCCCTCTTCCTCATG ACCCCAGAGGAGTACACTCTGATGTGGATATTGACCGACGTTTCGTCCACCTTCCTCATCACTGCCGTCTTCATATTCCACTG gtggagagagagaggtctacCCTTCTGGTCCGGGAGTCGCCAGGCCCACGAGACCGGCCCCTACAGCAAGTTCAGGACAG ACTCGTCAGAGGCGATCTGTATTCATTGGAACCAGCGCCATTCCATCTCTCCCA AGCTGAGCGACGTTTGGTCCATCTCGAACATCGTCATCCGCCCGGATCCGCAGGGCTCCCCCACACAGTCGGCCACCCCCCACCTGCCCACCATCACAGAGGAGTGA
- the LOC115561271 gene encoding glycerophosphodiester phosphodiesterase domain-containing protein 5 isoform X2, producing MTLLSWPIALHFFRMNKRVRQVAILGLYLSVLFSLYLVPLGMYSPCIKEAGTLGPPPSLIGHRGAPMLAPENTLLSFEKAVEVGGEGLETDVRISYDGVPFLMHDSTLRRTTDVDKVFPNRTQQDASLFTWAELQQLNAGNWFLSRDPFGTGSSLSETERSSIQNQSIPSLAQFLEVAAGSGRLVLFDLRRPPSGHPYNVSFINTTLQVVWDNINSSQVLWLPSEDRETVQAVDPELQQTAEERGPVQNLTDRHIRRLNLPYSSMSEQQISKYWSVNISTNLFVISQPWLYSLAWCAGVHSITTNSIHLLSHLRQPLFLMTPEEYTLMWILTDVSSTFLITAVFIFHWWRERGLPFWSGSRQAHETGPYSKFRTELSDVWSISNIVIRPDPQGSPTQSATPHLPTITEE from the exons ATGACCCTCTTGTCCTGGCCAATCGCCTTGCACTTCTTCCGCATGAACAAGCGGG tGCGCCAGGTGGCTATCCTGGGTTTGTACCTGTCGGTATTGTTCTCTCTGTACCTGGTCCCTCTGGGGATGTACTCCCCCTGCATTAAAGAAGCTGGCACCCTGGGCCCGCCCCCCTCTCTGATTGGACACAGAGGAGCACCAATG ttgGCTCCTGAGAACACTCTCCTATCATTTGAGAAAGCAGTGGAGGTGGGCGGTGAAGGCCTGGAGACCGACGTACGGATCAG TTACGACGGTGTTCCCTTCCTGATGCATGACTCCACCCTGCGGAGGACCACGGACGTGGACAAGGTGTTCCCCAACCGCACCCAGCAGGACGCCTCCCTGTTCACCTGGGCCGAGCTGCAGCAGCTCAACGCCGGCAACTGGTTCCTCTCG AGGGACCCGTTCGGTACAGGCTCCTCCCTGAGTGAGACGGAGCGCTCCAGCATCCAGAACCAGTCCATCCCCTCCCTGGCCCAGTTCCTTGAGGTGGCGGCGGGCAGCGGCAGACTGGTTCTGTTTGACCTGCGCAGGCCACCGTCCGGCCACCCTTACAACGTGTCCTTCATCAACACCACTCTGCAGGTGGTCTGGGACAACATCAACTCCTCGCAG gtgCTATGGCTGCCCTCAGAGGACAGGGAGACGGTCCAGGCTGTGGACCCAGAGCTGCAGCAGACGGCCGAGGAGAGGGGCCCAGTGCAGaacctgacagacagacacatccgCAGGCTCAACCTGCCCTACAGCTCCATGTCCGAGCAGCAGATCAG TAAGTACTGGTCGGTGAACATCAGCACTAACCTGTTTGTGATCAGCCAGCCCTGGCTCTACTCCCTGGCCTGGTGCGCTGGTGTCcactccatcaccaccaactCTATCCATCTGCTGTCCCACCTCAGACAGCCCCTCTTCCTCATG ACCCCAGAGGAGTACACTCTGATGTGGATATTGACCGACGTTTCGTCCACCTTCCTCATCACTGCCGTCTTCATATTCCACTG gtggagagagagaggtctacCCTTCTGGTCCGGGAGTCGCCAGGCCCACGAGACCGGCCCCTACAGCAAGTTCAGGACAG AGCTGAGCGACGTTTGGTCCATCTCGAACATCGTCATCCGCCCGGATCCGCAGGGCTCCCCCACACAGTCGGCCACCCCCCACCTGCCCACCATCACAGAGGAGTGA